TTGTAGATCGGATGGTAAGACCATGGCTGAGCCGCGTCCGGATACTCGCGGAGGACGGCGAGCCGTGCTTCGTGGTCCTTCAATCCCCGGAGCAGCAGGTCAAGCCCGTGAAACTTGAAGGGAGGATCAAGCGAGTCCAGGAAAGCCTTGATGTCCCCGGGTTGTAGATTTCCGAACTGCGGTTGCGCGCGCCAAGGCCCGAATTCACGACAATCCTCAGGAACTTCACGGATGGCGCGTGCGATGCGCGGGAGATCATCGCCCAAGGCATCGATGGCTTTGCCCACCATTGCCGTGACATTCCCGTCGTTGCCATTCTTCATATGATCCCTGAGATAATCCAAGGCCGCGTCCGGATCCTTCCCGATCCAAGCGGTGATTACCCGGAAACCCCGGTAGCCCTGCGCTCCGGACCACTCCATCGCGGCCTCGGGGTCGACTTCGGTCCAAGCCGCGATGATCAGATCTGCAATGCTCCCCGCCTCGGTAGGGCCAGGTTTGCTCATCATCTGGAGCGTTTCCCTGGAAAGAGCCCTCTGCCAATCCTCCGGCTTGAAGTGCGACACCAGCTCTAACACTCCTTGTGTGCGGTCCGCTTCGTTCCCGATGGCCATGAGCGCTTGGAGCTGCTTGATCAAGCCATCTCCTTCAAGTGGTGGAGCCTTTGTTTGGCCGGCAGGGACCGAGGGCAGCGGGGTGGACTCTGCCTTCCGGGCCTTTGCTCTTGGATGCTGGCCAGAGGATTGTTTCGATGCCTGAGCATCCACATAGAGACGACCGCCGACGCTCAGGGCGGACATACCCAGCAACAGGGAGATGATAGCGATGGTGGCGGTGCGGGCTTTCATGGATTTTCAGATGGGCGGGTCTCCAAGACTTCGCGGACACTCGGTGGTATTTCGTGCTGCTCGATCCATTTTCGCGCAGCGGGTTCCTGCCTTGTTTCCAGCCATGCCTTGAGGTGGCGGGTGAGGGTCTTGTCGCGGAGTTCGCGGTCTTGAATCCGGAGGCTGAATTCCGCCCCTAGGACTAGGCCGCAACGGTCGGCGACCAGCAGCATCAGCGGATCGCTGGTCCATTCCGGATGCTGGTCGAGGAGGGCGATGGCGTCCGCCGGCTCAAGGAGCCCGACCCGGGTAAGGACTCCTGCCTTCGCTTGCTCGCGGACCTTGGCTTCCGGTAGCGCGTCGATCGCGGCGAGGGTGTCTTCCGGATAATCATTGTGCCAACGTGCGAACAATGACTCGATGTCGGCGAGGTGCCGCGCGTCTTTGTCGGCGAGAAGCAGTTCGAAAGCCTGACCGTATTTGCTGTAGTCGGCGAATGTTTTGACGCTTGCCCCGACGATCGCGCTCCGCTGTGGGCCATCGCTGGTGGCGGCGATCAGTCGTTCCAGGTCTTCGATCCGGAGCGTCGTACCGATGGCGTTGAGGGCTTCGATGCGGTCCTTTTCATCAGGAATCACCCCGAGCGCTTTCACCACGGCGGATGCATCTTTGGTAGCGAGACTGGACAGGATCTGCACCAGCGGGAGGCGCGCCTTCGCATCACTGCCGGTGACATCCGGGAGGTTCCTGACGACCCAATCGACCGCGGTGGCCGGGTCATCCTCGCCCCACGTCTTGAAAATCACAGCGGGTATCCCGCCGGCGGAACTCTTCCGCGCCCATCCCACGGCACCCAATGGATGGCGCTTGGCCCAGGCAGCCAAGAACATGCGGAAGTTACTGGAACCCGTGTCGACACCAAGTTCTTGAAGCTGGTCCGCAGTCTCTTCGAATTGATCGGGTGCGAGTTCCCCGATGAAGGCCAGCATCTGCCGGGGTTGCTCGACGCGGCTGGAGAGTGCCAGGATTGACCGGAGGCGTTCTAAGCGTTCTCTGGAGCTGGCACCATTCCGTCTTTCGTTGCGCGTGCGAGGTAGGGTGCTTTCGCTGCTGCCGGCGGTCAGGGCTGCAGCGGATTTTACACCGGCTTCGGGATCCTCTGGACTACTACGAAAGGCGTAGCCCAGCGAAGTCATGAAAACGATCGCCGCTCCGGCAATTGCGGATTTCTGGACGGATGTCATGGCGAGGTGAAGATTGAGGCCTTGCGGCGCGAGCGGGATGACTCCCTTCGATACAGTGCTGATGGAGAGGGCGAGGGTGCTGGAGACCGGCGTGGCAGCGTTTGCCGGCAGCAGGGTGGCAAGTGCGGCGGTGGTTGTGGCGATTCCCCGGCTAGCCAACAGGCCACGCAGCTTTTCCAGCGCCCGGCTGGCGCGCTTCTTTGCAACCACCTCACTCACGCCCAGCTGTCGGGCCACCTCGGCATGAGGCTGGTCACGGTAGTAGCGGAGCAGCAGCACTTCGCGCTCCGCAGTTGGCAGGCGGTTGAT
This portion of the Luteolibacter luteus genome encodes:
- a CDS encoding RNA polymerase sigma factor, whose product is MELSDRDLLERFAAGRDEAAFRLLVERHLPLVHGVARRITANEDLAKDVAQDTFMRLARRAALIPENLSLTAWLHRVAQHLAIDLVRAESRRKKREIANPYHAAMSNTPSPDWSALAPLVDSLINRLPTAEREVLLLRYYRDQPHAEVARQLGVSEVVAKKRASRALEKLRGLLASRGIATTTAALATLLPANAATPVSSTLALSISTVSKGVIPLAPQGLNLHLAMTSVQKSAIAGAAIVFMTSLGYAFRSSPEDPEAGVKSAAALTAGSSESTLPRTRNERRNGASSRERLERLRSILALSSRVEQPRQMLAFIGELAPDQFEETADQLQELGVDTGSSNFRMFLAAWAKRHPLGAVGWARKSSAGGIPAVIFKTWGEDDPATAVDWVVRNLPDVTGSDAKARLPLVQILSSLATKDASAVVKALGVIPDEKDRIEALNAIGTTLRIEDLERLIAATSDGPQRSAIVGASVKTFADYSKYGQAFELLLADKDARHLADIESLFARWHNDYPEDTLAAIDALPEAKVREQAKAGVLTRVGLLEPADAIALLDQHPEWTSDPLMLLVADRCGLVLGAEFSLRIQDRELRDKTLTRHLKAWLETRQEPAARKWIEQHEIPPSVREVLETRPSENP